The DNA sequence ggggagccaaataggtgcaaaaccacttgtttaaaatcccccaccctaatagagctatctgagagaggtttttaggaagcttctaagtcattacagacccaaacaaaaacatttttgtctacatgtcacatcacagaacaaggataaatactccgttcaaccattctatgtcacctttaaaaagCCACAAGTAGAGATATTACTTTTGTGTTTTATGTCGTAGAATAAAACGTGAAAATATCTTGGGTTTTCTGAGTGGAGTTTAGGTTAAATGCCTTAAATAAGGTCATGGGTTAACAAAGGCCCATTTGACTTTGGGACAATGGAACCGgaagtgctaaaatgctaactTGCCAAGAGGttttgcctacaaaaatacatcatcctTGCGGCACTCTATTGTGTGTTATTGTGGGAAAGTCCTTCTCTCTGCCATCGCTCTCAAATCTTTGATCTCAGTAAGTTTTGGACTTGCCGTGTATCTGTCTGTtgctttttttgtcatttttcagGAGCCAAActaataatcattttataaaagGACATTTCCTAATCGTCAATACAGCATTTTCTTAGTTTTAAACCCATTTACATGCTCAGCAAACCCCAGTGTTGGTTATCAGCTAAACTAACCATGACACATGTATTAGGAACAAGGCGTCTGTCTTTCGCCCCGTGTCTAATCGGTACGCACTTCCACACAGTTCCTCTCTCCAGTTGGTGTTGCTCAATGTGAAACACACGAGCCCACAGCAAGCACCTGTCACATCAACATGTTAAAATAACTCGCTGATCCATGAAGGAAAGGAAAGAGTGTTTGTGAACTAGTTTTCCTTATGACCTTTAACAAAAACATCATACGCCACCAGCAACTTCTCACATAGATGAAAGGAAATTTAGCAACATCAAGGTTTGGAGAGCCTGGGTCCACAAGAAGATCTGAAATGTGTCGAACGTGTGAATCGTGCCGGCCTTTACCGTGGGTCATACATGTTAGCCAGTTTTTTAAAGCGTGGTCCCCAGTCGTTAAGATAGTCGTAGTCCTGATCTTCATCTGAACCTGTGGAGGCGATGGAGCTCAGGCTGCCTGCTACAGACCCATCACCTTCATAGTCATAGATCAGAGCCGTGTCATACGGCGGGACGTTGGGGTCGGCATCTGCAGCATCGAGACCCTGTTGAGATAAAGTTATGATCAAAATGATCCGAATAAAGATGTTCCCGAAAAACTGAATATTAAGACACATCACTTACAACATTAATGAAATCTTCGATGTCCGTCGGCTCTCCAGCACGTTTGCGAGGATATGTAGGAGAAGGGAGATTATGTGGAGCATCTTTCCTTAGGGGCTGTTTTCCTCTCGGCAGGCTGCGGTTCTGAGGGAAATATGTGGCTGGTGCAGGAATCACGTCACTCGGGTTCCTCAGAAAATCTATGTTAAATGCATCCTAGTGGACAGAAACAGCGTCATGTAAAACTTTACAACTTTTACTGGACATAACTGTCATGGTTCCTCACAGAAACAGCTAGgtttactttaatatataaCTATTAAATTCTAATCTAAACATGACCAAATATATAgcattggaaaggtctaagactctaaaataataatttgaccAGCATTTTTCCAAATATTTAATGCAGGGACAGTATTTGACTAATTTATGACAACAgtgtgcataaataaataaaataattaatattttgctATTGAATTCTAATTAATTCTAATTGAAAACTCTAATGggacatacacaccaaacgcgaagcaaATCCttactctagattactcgtgggatttaactttgtgtcatgcaattTTTTCGCTTAAGCTAAATATTGTAAAAAAGCGCATGTTTTTGCTGTAATCACGCTGCCCAATTCGCGTCACTCGCATCGCCCTACGCAAGTTCGCGTCTACTCGCgtatttgcattgactttgtatgagtagtatgtaatctactcgcgaattcaacaatttgcgcaaAGCAGTGCGTTTCTTGtttagattacttgcgggattaaACTTCGTATTAGGCGAATAACACGTTTTCACAGTAATCGCGACACTCAATTCATGTTATTCCCATCGCTCCATGTGAGTTTGCATCtgtttgcgtctttgcattgactttgtttgTAATCTACATATTTGCACTAATagtaatgcagtgacagtaatttatcaaTTTTTGCCAAGAGACACCTAttggccgttgttggtaaatataataaaagtgTCACAAAATCCTTAGTTTTGCGATTTTATACTAAAATTTGTATCacaaaaattttcatttttatagatttttaatataaaatatatacttaaaaaaaacttaaactgttaaaactatttttattttattttatttttacaactCCAGACACTGAAAACAGTGAAACACTTAAAAAGAGACCAAGATTAGTCTTCTAGACCAAAAATTGCCAGATTTAAAGGTGAacatcaccttttcaccccACACTCAAGGGGAGGGGGGCGTTAAGTTGTTAACTAGTACCTGGCATGAGGTGAAGATTtaggaaataaaataaaacttgaaaaaaatgtatgaatgcatCAAACGCTAAAATTTCAAACAAGATTTCAAATGATACCAGatctctttaaataaataattcacTTTTcagagacattttttttttagtaatgaCTTATCTAACTAGTGTTGAGGTAAGATGATAATTTAGTGTAAACGCAGTGTTAATAGAGTAACCTTAGGTATAGTTCATCATATTAATATTGAACATATTGCATATAGGATGAACAGCATCTGAATACTGTCTTTGAAAATTGTAGATCTCTAATATAAACATGTTAAATGCCACTAGCACACTTCTTTTTGTAAAATATTGTACTTAGAAATGTCACTGTACTCTTTTTCTGTTAAATAAATGCCAAGTCGTTGATATCTAATGCACTGTATGAAAATGAGTGATTGTCACCTCGTCCTCCTCTCCACCTCCCTGCTCATCGTAATGAAAGACGTTGTCTCTGATGTCCTCTTCAGATGTCCCGATCAACAGTCCTCCTCCTTTCTTCATGTTAGGCCTCATGCAGCCTCTCACAGTCACAGCGAGGACAATCAGCACTAATCACACAATACAGTGATATTAAAGCCGTGTATACTTCAGTGAATACTGAGTTACTGGCTGGGTGTTTCCTTTCACATATGGATATAGCGTTTACTTACACAATAGAAAAACAATGCTGCCCACAATAATCATGAGGGCAATAAAGCTTAGGCCCATTCTGGATCCAAACATGGCTGCCGACAAACTCTTGCAGTCTCCGAAACTATCACAGGAACAGACGGTGACATTGACAAAAGCAGATGAGGAAAGTGACGGAGAGCCCGAGTCTGACACGACAACAGGAATAGAAAATTCTCCGCTCTCGATGTCTACAAGTGGCTGGAGAACGGCGTGAGTCTCTGGAAATGTGCAAATGCAGACAAAAGGACAAATAGGCGTTCACTGACACATTCAAGTAAATACTTTACAAGGTTCTGTACTAGAAATCAGATTAATGGATTAGATTGCAACAATAGTCCTTGCTAGAAAACCCAGCCAAAATCACATGAAATTATACATAAAAACGTATGTGCTGTATTATTTAGTtgttatttgtttaatttatgattaaaattttaaaggtgccaaagaatgcattaaaataatgtgttaaatatgtgaaattacaattttaagtaATTTCAGAAAAGTAGCATAACCCTTTTTGGTACCTGTTGTTTCCAGCAGGTATATAATTTAAATAGCTATAAATGCATGTAgacatgcacatttatatatattaaaggtgcagtgtgtaatttttagaaggatcacttgacagaaatgcaaaataatatacaaaactatattatcaggggtgtataaagacctttttataatgaaccgttatgtgtttattaccttagaatgaggcgtttttatctacatacacagagggtccccttacgtggaagtcgccattgtttctacagaagccctgacaaacttttttactaatgGGGCtcttccattgcatagtaccccacggtttagtttagtctgggtcagctcacttcactttggcgtggttagcttttccatcgagtttagtatcacttcggagtgggagggattataggcgtgtcgttatatttgcgctgcctacagctgtgacatcatacaagtgagagcgttgttgtacattcccatttatttatttctcactTCGCTACAAAATTCAAATTGGCCACTACAAATAAattgtttgcacatcgcgtttatcactacctctgtctcacatgacagtttatgttcaaacacccgtggcgtcagccgacggcgctccgctgagcctcattgaagttgcatttaagcatatataatgctGACATGCTTGTTGCGAATGTTCTGCCACAAACTACAAGTCTGGAAAACAACTGTTATGctgtccctgattctcaacctatggatgtttttcatcgctaaaagggagtttgggaacatatagcagagcacagatgacaacatgtttgctcgagacagcgcaagctagcactaaaggtaaagctaatctacattatagcgatgacgctggtagtgacgtttctttcagaccaatcaatgatttacagtgttttcgcatcacatttggtatcagctcgggtcgcttggaaccccaaccgaggtggtacgaaaaaaaaagtatcgggtaccacgtactgcacctaatggaaaagctcccaaaagtaagctgacccgacccaaactaaaccaaaccgtggggtactatgcaatggaaaagcaccataagttgacgatgacatttttttccggtggtggctatcgtagcttctctatgcacgTCAAAGGGGTGAGCATTGGGCTGAGCCGtttgttgcaattcgcaacctcaccactagatgctgctaaaatgtacacactgcacctttaaatgcacatgatttatatattatatgttacCATTCAGAGTTATTATGGTCCAGTTGGCGGCCAGATTTTGGTCatctattttaaatgtaaagggGTCAGATTGAGGAGCCATGTCCTGATCGATAGCACTGAGCAGTAGACCCAGTTTATCTCTGTCCTGATCACTGCATACAGTCCCACTCAATGGAATCAGTATGGGTGGATAATCATTGGTTTCCCACAGAGTGACTTCCAGCGTGGCTGTCGCAGAAACCCCATCAGCATCTGTGAAGAAATCATCATTATATTCAAAATCATCTTCATTAAAGACATCAATATTCTGCTGTTCCACCTGTACTGTAGGTTTCTCAGATCTGAGGTTCTCACCCTGGTCTATGACCTTTACAACGGCAGAGTAGATGTTGTTCTTGACATGTGGAGAGCGGATATTGAAGTTTCTACTGGTTGAGATCTGTCCAGTCGCGTGATTGATATAAAGCCAATTCTCAGGATCCTGAATGATTTCATACCTAAGAGAAAATACACAATCCAGAGTAGGTCTCATATAAACACTGTTATATGAATGcataagcatttttttaaacaacaaatgACTTTTTAGTTCCGAGTATAGGTTTAGGTGCTTTAACACCATTCTTATCAACCAACACTTTTTTAATGgtttaaggcagtggttctcaaagtgggggccgcaagatggtgccaagGGGGGCCCGGTTTTATGACACTTTATGAACATTAATTTTTCATAAagtctgtgtaattaaacatcgGAAAAATAAGGCTACAAATCAACAGCACTGcattgtataattttatatttttcttaattCTAAGTTTGCAACACACCAACACAGGGTCTATTATGGTTGccaggttttcacagcaaaacccaccTAATTTCTactcaaaactagcccaaacgCATCTTGAGGAGGAGTAAAAATAACATTCCGGGGGTAAAATCTGTGTTTTTGGCAGGGTCCTTTCTGCTTAAATTTCTAAAACCGCAGACTTGACAACTCTggactaaatgctaacacactgaaatacatttccatgtacATGAAATAAAGacccacattttttaaaatttaatttagatGCAATGTTTGACTTGGACAGGGTTTATCAGGTCACAGATCGTGCCATTTGTTCCAACATTCAATTCAAAttgatttatattatttatttttatgtaattttaacaaTTGTGCATTGTAAAGTAGCCTTAAATAGAACATTAATTGAAATCTTTTCTAGGTCTTTATTTCAGTGTGTGAGCATTAAGCCCTTTCTTCTGATATTTTATTTGCAAACTCTCTTTCatatttttgaatgtttttaaaagcGGACTCACCGTAGCTTGGCGTTATCTGGATCATGTGCGACATCTGAGACCAGTATGGTACCAGGGTCGACGGATT is a window from the Misgurnus anguillicaudatus chromosome 21, ASM2758022v2, whole genome shotgun sequence genome containing:
- the cdh15 gene encoding cadherin-15 — translated: MMKAVVILSVLVTVVCQVSSIKQVKQRDLNPSVLYPWQHRSAGAQVRVKRDWIIPPIRVSENSKQVPEDLVQIKSDKIFTGEVIYMLEGPGVDQDPKGLFEIDEKTGWIKSKRPLDREKHRSFKLKAFALSPSGERLESPTTIEIYVLDQNDNRPEFTQKEFFGTIPEFSVPGTSVMQVTAVDGDDPMTDNAALSYSIIGQETVPPHSINKTMFGINNKTGVISIRDVGLDRDVVQSFKLTLQVADMSGMGLASVGRAIINISDINNHAPKFQPNVYKMYAMENKHIAEVGRINATDNDQRGGLNWMIKYKITNGDPAGHFSVRTDPVTNQGIISVVKPLDFESQAEHQLTVTAENAVTLKAPYERVQSATVTVSVLNENEPPIFYRNPIKVTVPESVDPGTILVSDVAHDPDNAKLRYEIIQDPENWLYINHATGQISTSRNFNIRSPHVKNNIYSAVVKVIDQDADGVSATATLEVTLWETNDYPPILIPLSGTVCSDQDRDKLGLLLSAIDQDMAPQSDPFTFKIDDQNLAANWTIITLNETHAVLQPLVDIESGEFSIPVVVSDSGSPSLSSSAFVNVTVCSCDSFGDCKSLSAAMFGSRMGLSFIALMIIVGSIVFLLLLIVLAVTVRGCMRPNMKKGGGLLIGTSEEDIRDNVFHYDEQGGGEEDEDAFNIDFLRNPSDVIPAPATYFPQNRSLPRGKQPLRKDAPHNLPSPTYPRKRAGEPTDIEDFINVGLDAADADPNVPPYDTALIYDYEGDGSVAGSLSSIASTGSDEDQDYDYLNDWGPRFKKLANMYDPR